In Trichlorobacter lovleyi, the DNA window CGGGGAGGGTTGGAGTTTTTAATAGGTTCGCAGAGGAGTACCTATGTCATCACCAACGCAACAGACCGTTACCACTGTCCCTCAAAATCCGGCAATCTTCAAGGTGCTGCCTGATGGAACGGTGCTCTACAAGACCTGGCAGGATGCTGAAACGGCCCGGCAACAGCAAAAAACAGGCAATCCGACCGGGACAAGCGTTAAGAAACGTTCACAGGTAAAGTACGGCGAAAGCTATTTGAACAAGGATGGCCAGGCCGTGCCTTACACGCTGGGCAGCCTGGTCGAGTTCCAGTTCACCGGACTGATCGTGGTGATTGTGGTCCTGGCCGGCTTGAGTCTGATCTGCTCGGCCATTGGCCGGTTGATAAAGCAGCTGGGCCCTGCCGGTACAGCTGCTACCGCTCCGCTGACAGCCCCGCTAACAACAACGGCAGTTCAACAATCCGGAATCCATCCCGGTCTGACAGATCCGCAGCTGGTGGTCCTGCTGACTGCTGCAGCCAGCGAGATGCTGGGCGGGCCGGTCCGGGTGGAGAAGTTCAAACCCCTGACAACAAAAGATCTGAACTGGGCTGCTCAGGGGCGCAGCAGTCTGCAGTCGCATCGCCTGAAATAGACTTTCTGAAAGGAAGCATACGACCATGAAGAAATTGAGGATTACCCTTGAAGGCAAGGCCTACGAAGTGATGGTTGAGCTGCTTGAAGATACCGGTTCGGCACCAGCCGCCCCGCTACATCATGCCCCGGCGCTGCCGGTGCAGCCGGTTTCTGCTCCGGTCACAGCCCCACCACCACCTGTGGCAACACCGGTTAGCGATGGCTGTACCACGGTTGTCTGTCCCATGGCCGGTCTGGTCTTCAAATGTCCGGTGAAAGCGGGTGATCCGGTTACCCTGAATCAGGTGGTGGTCGTGTTGGACGCCATGAAGATGGAGACACCGGTCTATGCGCCGGTAGCTGGTACGGTACGGGCTGTGCTGGTCAAGGAAGGCGATGCCGTGGATGAAGGGCACAGCCTTTTGCAGATTGAGGGGTAACCTTTCATGACAAACGTCCTGAATGAAGTCATGCAGATGTTTATCCATGACACCGGGTTTCAGTATATTACCGGATCGATGCTGATCATGTGGGCCATCTGTGGCCTGCTGTTTTACCTGGCGATCAAGAAACAGTATGAACCACTCTTGCTGCTGCCGATCGCCTTTGGTGCCCTGATGGCGAATCTGCCAACCCGCGCCCTGTACGATGGGGGCTGGACCGTTGACGGCATGTTTTATCCCACAGCCGGGCTCTACTTCTTTATCAGCCAAGGGATCCACCTGGAGCTGTTCCCGCCGATCATCTTTCTGGGGGTAGGGGCGCTGACGGACTTTGGCCCCCTGATCGCCAATCCGCGTACCCTGCTGCTGGGCGGCGCTGCCCAACTGGGGGTGTTCGCCACCATGCTTTGCGCCGTGCTGTCAGGCATGTTTACGCTGGGAGAGGCCTCCTCCATCGGCATTATTGGTGGCGCCGACGGTCCCACCTCGATCTTTCTGGCAAACAAGCTGGCACCACACCTGATCGGTCCGATTGCCGTGGCAGCCTATACCTACATGAGTCTGGTGCCGTTGATCCAGCCTCCGATCATGCGGGCCTTGACCACCGATGCAGAGCGCAGGATCAGGATGAAGAGCCTGCGGAAGGTCAGCAAACTTGAACGGCTTGTTTTTCCGTTGGTGGTGATGGTGCTCTGCATCATGGTGGTGCCGGATGCCTCGGCCCTGATTGCCATGTTGATGCTGGGCAATCTGTTGCGGGAGTCCGGCGTGGTGGATCGCCTGGTCAAGGCCTGTCAGAATGAGATCATCAATGTCACCACCATCTTCCTGGGCACTGCGGTGGGGATGACCATGCAGGCCGAAATCTTTCTGCGTCCCACCACCCTGGCTATCATAGCCATGGGGGTGGTGGCCTTTGGACTGTCAACGGTCGGTGGTGTGGTGATGGCCAAGATCATGAACAAACTCTCTCCCAATAACCCGGTGAATCCTTTGATCGGTTCGGCCGGTGTCTCTGCCGTGCCGATGGCAGCCAGGGTCAGCCAGACGGTTGGCTCTGAGTTTGATCCTCAGAACCATCTGCTGATGCATGCCATGGGGCCCAACGTGGCCGGGGTAATCGGTACCGCCGTGGCTGCCGGCTATATGATCAGCCGTCTGGCAGGGCAATAACGCCGGTTGTTTTGCAGGTGTCGCGGCAAAAATTATGAGTGATATGACTCAGGTCCAGGGCTGCTCTCTAAAGCACATGTCAGAACGTGATAATCTTGCTGCCGATCAGTCTCAGATCAATACTGTTTGAGTGTCACGGCTGCTCCTCCAACTTTCTGCCGCAGCAGGGACAGATCTCATCCTGGGCAGGAGCCTTGGGGCGCATCATCTCGCTGGTAACGATGCCGGTAGGTACGGCGATGATGCCGTAACCGACCACCATCAGCAATGAAGCCACGATCTGCCCCAGTGGTGTTTTGGGAGCAATATCACCATAGCCTACGGTGGTCATGGTAACGATAGCCCAGTAGATGCTCTTGGGAATACTGGTGAAACCGCCCTCTGCTCCTTCGATCAGGTACATCAGGCTGCCCACGAACACGACCACGGTCAATACCGTGGAAAGAAACACCGCTATCTTGTGACGGCTTCTTTTCAGGGCCAGCCAGAGGCTGTTTCCTTCCCCCATAAACTGCACCATATTCAGGATACGGAAAATCCGTAGTACCCGCAGGATACGGATAGTGGCCAGAAAATGCAGGCCGGGCGCAAAGATGCCGGCATAGGTGGGGATAATGGCCAGCAGGTCAACTATACCAAAAAAACTGCCGGCATAGCGGAGGGGGCGGCGGGCGCAGTAAAGACGCAAGGCGTATTCAATCGTGAACAGGATGGTTATCAGCAGCTCGGCCCCAAGCAGCCAGATGCCCCAGCGATCATGCATATCAGGCAGGCTGTCAAGCATCACCAGTACGACTGACAACAGGATAAAAAAGATCAGGGCCAGATCAAAGGCCTTACCGGCGGGTGTGTCGGATTCAAAGATGATGGTATAGATTTTTTGGCGGAGTATGCTCATGGCTTTTCCCTGTCGGGTAATTCCGGCTGATTGGTGCTCTTGCTGTCACACCATGCCCCTGACGCCCCTAATTCGTCTGCCGTACTCTTTTCCCAGAGCGGTTCACCGCTGAAATAGGCGGCCCGGCCAAGCATATGGGCTGCCACCGGAGCGGTCAGCAGGGTAAAGGCGATGATTGCCACCACCTTGCCGGTAACGGCGGTGCTGGCGAAATATAATGCGACAGCAGCCAGAATACAGCTCGTTCCAAGGGTTGATGCCTTTGAGGCGGCTGAGATGCGCATGTAGATGTCCGGCATCCGGACCACCCCGAGGGCCGCGACAAACGCAAAAAAGGTGCCGCCAAACAGCAGCAGAACGATCACCGTGTCACGCATTGCGCCCCCGTTTGTGCAGATAGTAGGCAAAGGCCACGGTACCCAGAAAGGTTATCAGGGCCAGCACTACGGCAGCATCCAGGTAGGAGGGCTGGTTGCTGGCAATGGAGTAGACCGCTGACGTTGCAATAATAAAGGTGGCCATCAAGTCCAGGGCCACCACCCGGTCAGGCAGACTGGGACCACGCAGTACCCGGATAAAGGTAAGCAGCATCCCCGTGCCCAGCAACGGCAGGATACACCAGGATATATAGGTCGCAAGCGTCATTGGACAATCTCCCGTATCCGTTGTTCAAAACCCTGCTTGATTTCCTGAACCAGCAACTGCGGGTCATCGATGTACATGGCGTGCACATAAAGCGTTTGCCGGTCTTCAGACACAAGCAGACTCAGGGTGCCCGGCGTCAGGGTGATGCAGGTGGCCAGCAGGGTGATCTGCAGGTCGGTTTCCAGGTCTAGGGGCACGGCAACGATCCCCGGTTTCATATGGTCCCGGGGGGTCAGCACATCGTAGGCAACCCGCAGGTTGGCCACCACCATCTCCTTTATGAAATAGGGGATGAACGCTGCGATGGCCAGCAGGCGACGGTGGTAGGAGGCCGTGTGCCGGTCGCGGCGGCCAATCCAGATCACAAAGAAACCGAACAGAAACCCGGTTGCGAACCCTCCGGCATGAAACGAATCAGTCAGCGCCATCCAGGCCAGTGCCAGCAGGATATTGGCCAGAAAGGCGGTCATTGTGTTGCCCCAAGCACAGCCTTGATATACGCGTCATTGTGCAGGAGCTGTTCCGCAGCTGTACGGCAGAGTTTGAACACCAATTCCGGCAGCAGTCCCATTATCAGCGACAGCAGGGTAAGCAGCAGGGCGGGAGCCAGCATCTGCCTGCGGCGAACAGGTGCTGGAGAGTGCAGCTCTGCAGCACCTGCGGGCCGGTTCTTCCAGAAAACGTCAATCCAGGCCGTGACCAGATAATAGAGGGTCAGTACGCTGACCCCAAGCGCTACGGTCACCAGCAGGTACTGTTTGCCCTGCAGGCCGGCCTGCACAAGGGCCAGTTTGCCCCAGAAGCCGGATAGGGGGGGGATGCCTGCCACAGAAAGTGCAGGCATCAGAAAAAGGACCGCCAGCAGGGGATAGCGCCGGTACAGGCCGCCAAGCTCTTTCAGGACAGTCGTGCCGATCATCCGGGCAATCAGTCCGGTGGTCAGGAACAGGGTGGATTTGGCAGCCATGATATGCAGCATGAAAAAGATACTGCCGGCCAGGGCCAGAGGTGTCATCAACCCCAGCCCCATCAGCAGGTAGCCGATCTGGCTGATCACGCAAAAGGAGAGCAGCCGCCTCAGTTCCGGCTGGGCGAGCGCCCCCAGTGCGCCAAACAGCATGGTCAGTCCTGCCGCCCCCAGAATCAACGGCTGTCCGGCCATGGTTTCCTGTGGAAAGATCAGGGTAAAGACCCGGATCAGTACGTAGATGCCCACCTTGGACAGCAGCGCCGAAAAGATGGTGATCACTGCAACCGGCGGCGTATGGTAGGAGGCCGGCAGCCAGAAATAGAACGGAAACACGGCAGCCTTGATGCTGAAGGCACAGAATAGCAGGACTGCGATCACCGGTACGGTGCCGGTGTGGGGCATTTCCTGCAATCTGATGGCCAGATGGGCCATATTCAACGTGCCGGTCACGCCGTACAGCAGGCCGATGCCGGCCAGCAGCAACGCCGAGGCGATCAGGTTCAGGGCCACATATTTGATGGCCCCCTCCATCTGCTCCCGTTTGCCACCCAGTGCAAGCAGCACAAAGGAGGCGATCAGCATGACCTCAAACCAGACATACAGATTAAACAGGTCACCGGTTAAAAATGATCCACAGACCCCTAACAGAAGCACCTGCAGGAGAGGGTGATACCCCCGGGACTCCTGGTCTGAATCTGCATCCGCCAGGGAATAGACCGTGACGCAGAGTCCCATTACCCCGGTTGCAAGCAGCAGCAGGGAACTGAAGGTGTCTGCCACCAGGGTAATGCCGAACGGCGCAGGCCAGTTGCCGGCCTGGACACTCTGAATGCCGTAATGCTGCACCTGTACTAAAATGTTGCTGCCTACGACGGTCAGCAGTGCCGTGGAGCCGATACCCAGCCAGCGCTGGACCGTCCGGTGGTTCCAGGCCAGCAGCCCCAGCACCGCCGTAGCAAGTGGTATGATCAGGGGAAAGAACAGGAGGGTTCTCATGCGTCTTCCCCTTGCCCCTTGTTTTCTGTTGTCATCTCATCCTGATCATCGCTGCCCACGGTTTGATAAACCCGCTTGATCAGTACCAGGGCAAAGGCCTGCACACCAAAACCGATTACAATGGCGGTCAGGATCAGGGCTTGGGGTACCGGATCAGCAACCGGCAGGGGGGACAAAACACCATCAACAGGTACATGGGGCGGTCTGCCGCGGGTCAGGCGTCCCACGGTAAAGATCAGCAGGTTTGCTGCATTACCCAGCAGTGCCAGGCCAAAGATCATCTTGACGATGCTGCGGCGCACCATCAGGTACATGCCTGCGGCATAAAGCCCGCCTATGACTACCGCCAGCATGCTTTCCACTTAGTTTTCCTCCATCAGGGTAAAGATGATCAGCAGCGACATGCCTGCCACCAGAAGGTAAACCCCCAGATCGAACAGAAGCGGGGTTCCGGCATGGCCTATCACCGGCGCCGGGACTGAACTCCAGAGCGCCGTCAAAAACGGCAGCCCGGCCAGCAGCGGCAGAAGGCCGCTTGCCAGCGCGATCAACAGTCCCGTTGCAACCAATTGCAGTGGCGCAATCCGCAGCATCCTGCGCCCCTCTTTTTCACCGTGTGCCAGGGTATACAGGGCAAAGGCCGCGGCCACCACCAGACCGCCCACAAAACCGCCCCCCGGCTCATTATGTCCCCGCAGCAGAAGAAACAGGGAAAAGAGCAGCATCAGCGGCAAGAGCAGGCGAATGGCAGTGGCAAGGATAAGCGAATGCATCAGTCTGTCCCTCCCTTGCTGGAACGGGGCTTCAGCATGGCATACACACCCAGGGCTGCCACTGCCAGCACCGTGATTTCGCCCAGGGTATCCAGTGCGCGAAAATCCACCAGAATCACATTAACTACATTGCGGCCATGCCCGGCTGGCAGGCTCTGTTGCATAAACCAGGCGCTTAGTGATGGAATCAATGGTTGCGACACGGCATGCCAGACAAGCAGGGTCATGATGCTGCCAATCCCGAGGGCAACAACCATATCCCTCAGCCGTGATCCGGTACTGGAAAGCAGGGCAAACCGGGGTAGTTTGTGCAGCACCAGCACAAACAGGATGATGGAAAGGGTCTCAATGCAGAACTGGGTCATGGCCAGATCAGGGGCGCCAAAGAGGATGTAGATCAAGGCGACACCATAGCCCACTACTCCGAGGGCTGCCACTGCAGCCAGACGGGAATCGGTCATGGTGGCCATCAGGGCACCGGAGAGGATTATCAACGCTGTCAGCCACTCATGCAGACTGCCGTCCGGTTTGGGCAGATCCATGCTGTCGGTGCTACTGGTGAAGAGGGTCACCGCCATCAGGGCTACAGCCGTACCGGTTACGGTCATCAGATAGTAACGTAGACGGCCATTCTGCAGATAACGGGTGATCATGCCGGCAAAACCGGGCAGACCAGCCAGCAGCAGATGATACAGCTGCTCAGTATCCCATTTGGTTGGCTGTGTCGGCAGCTTGATTTTTCTGTGCAATCTGAACAGTGCCAGACCAGTTCCCAGGGTGATGATACTGAGGAGCAATACCGGGTTAAAACCATGCCAGAGTGCCAGCTCAACCGGAACCGGTCTGCCTGCGACCCGGGCAACGGCCGGGGCCACCAGCAGACTGCCGAAGACAGCGGGAAAGAATCCGATCAGAAGCCCCAGCATGGCAGGGATCAGGGGCGGCAGCCAGAGCCGCAGATCAACCTGATGGGGGTGCAGGCCGGTATCCTTGAGCGTCCCGTAAAAAGGGAGGTAGCCAGCCAGCAGAGCTGCTGCCACTGTCAGGCTGTTGCCAAGAAACACCACCGCCGTAACCAGCCACGGAGAAGACGGGGCATGCAGGCTGGCCTCGTAGAACAGCTCTTTGGCAATAAAACCGGCCAGCGGCAGCATGCCGGCCATGGAAAGCGCTGCCAGGCCGCCAGCCAGGGCCACCTGTGGCATGCTGCGTCCAATTCCTCCCAGGCGTGTGATGTCACGGGTGCCTGAGCCGTGATCAACAGCACCTGCAGTCAGAAACAGCGAACTTTTGTACAGCGCATGTACCGCTAGCAGCAGCATGGCTGCAGTCATGGCAAGCGGGGTGCCTAATCCCAGCAGCAGGGTCAGCATTCCCAGGGCGCTGACCGTGGTCCAGGCCAGGATCTGTTTCAGATCGGTGCGTAGCAGCGCCTTAACCGCTCCCAACAGCAGGGTGATGCCGCCAATACAGGTCAGGCAGACAAACCAGCTGTCAGTCCCCCCCAACACGGGTGAGAACCTGGCCAACAGGAAGATACCCAGTTTGACCATGGTGGCTGAATGCAGGTAGGCGCTGACCGGAGTCGGAGCAGCCATGGCGCCGGGCAGCCAGAAGTGGAACGGGAATTGGGCGGATTTGGTAAAGGCACCGGCCAGCATCAGCAGCAGGATCGGCAGATACAGGTTGTGGCTGCGTACCAGCCCCCCGCTGTCCAAAATAATCGTCAGGTCGCTGCTGCCAACAATCTGACTCAGCAGAATGATTCCTGCCAGCAGTGCCAGTCCGCCTGCACCGGTTACCAGCAAGGCCTGAAACGCGGCACGACGGGATTCCTCCTGCTGGTAGTCGAAACCGATCAACAGAAAAGAACAGAGTCCCGTCAACTCCCAGAAGATAAACAGGGTGAACAGATCACCGGCCAGTACCGTGCCCAGCATGGCGGCCATAAAAGCCAGAATAAAGCCGTTGAAACGTCCCCAATGGGGGTGGCCGTGCAGATAGGATGAGGCGTAGAGCAGCACCAGTGCACCAATGCCGCTGATCAGCAACGCAAAAAGCAGTCCCAGACCGTCCAGACGAAAGGAGAGTGCAATGCCAAGTGAGGGGAGCCAGGCAAACGACGCCTGCAGGGTCTGACCTGATGCAACAGGACCGATCTGCAGTACAAACCAGCCAAAAAGGCTCAGTGGTATGGCAAGTAACAGAGCTAGTAACATAATTGGATTGCAGACCAGCCTGTTTTTAAGGCCGGTCTGAGAGTGTAGCTATAGCGTCGTCGTATTACGGCAGTTCAAGCAAGACCGGTTGGGTTACGCAGAAAAAACAGTCTGCTTTTTGATTAGCGCAGATACAGTGGCATCAGTGTAAAACTACCATCCAGCCGATCCGGTACATCACGCAATTTCTGCCACTTCCAGGAGGACAAACTCCATATAAAAGGTGTCCCGTTAACCGGGGCGGTACCATAGAGCATCCAGATACCGGTGTTCGTCGAGTTGAAGTCAAGTGTACCGGCCAACCCCATAAATGAGCGCGCCATGCTAACTGAGGCGGCTTTTGAATCAACGGAACCGTCTGGTATGGTCTTGGGATAGGATGTTTCACCATAGCCTAGGTCCCAACGGCCAAAGATGGAAAGCGGGTTGGCAGGATCCGTGTATGTAATGACGGATTTGGCTGTTTCAAGATCTATTACTCCAGGCAGTAACTGTTTAAATTGTCGCCGCCGTGCCGGACGGTTGTCGGTGGACAGCAGGTCTGTAGCCACCTGATACGAAGCAGGATAGTTGATCCCCATCAGATATTCAGGTGTTACCATTTCAGGATCATAATCAGCAGAACAGGCAGCGCTATCCAGTGATTTTGTGGTTACCGTATAGGCGCCGCCGGTTGAACGGTAGTACACAAAACAACGGTATGACATCTCCACCAGGCCGGTTTCATTGTTGTTTGCATCAATCAGCATGTAGCCGTTCAGGTAGGTACCGGTGTTGTCCAGTGAGATATAGTTGAAAAAATCGGTAATTGAAGTAGAAAACTGCTCTGCCAGAGTTGCTCGCCAGAAAATCCAGAGTCCGTTAGGTTTGGAATGGTTCCTGGAAACACGGTGGGTGGTTTCGTTGAACATGATCCCTTTATTATTATAGCCGAAATCAGTATTTGAACCGATCTGGCCAGGGGTTGAACTGTTCATGGTAACAAGATCGTTGTTGACAGCTAGGGTTTGAGTCAAACTTTGGGAAAGAAAGCCCATCCAACTATTGTGGCTCAGAATGATGTCGTTTGAGGTTCGCTTCAGGAAAGCAGAACACTTGTCAGGATGGTCGCCAGGCCTGACACCGTCAGGTGTCAACTCCGGCGAGAATGAGATCACATCCATCAGATCATTATATGCATTCAAAAAATAGATATCCATAAAGGTCAGACTTGGAGTTTCGTACCCGAGAGACAGTTCGGCATTGCTAAAATAGTTGCTGTCAGGCAACCAGTTTCCTGAAAAATCGAGGCTGGCAGGTTGCTGAAGCGTTGCTCCATGGTAAATCCCCAGCATTCTGAATAGTAACCGCTTTAACTTATATGCAACATCGACATCAGTTGCAGAATTTTTCAGGTGAATGATAAAGCCGTTATAGTTGCCATTCAGAATCGTTGCTGCCTTATCCAGTTCAGCCTGGGTAGGTCCGGGCTGTTTGGGAAAGGTGTGTCCAGGGTCGGTCAGATAAGCGTTGTCCCAATTATTGTCACGGGCAGAGATTATGGTTT includes these proteins:
- a CDS encoding OadG family protein, encoding MSSPTQQTVTTVPQNPAIFKVLPDGTVLYKTWQDAETARQQQKTGNPTGTSVKKRSQVKYGESYLNKDGQAVPYTLGSLVEFQFTGLIVVIVVLAGLSLICSAIGRLIKQLGPAGTAATAPLTAPLTTTAVQQSGIHPGLTDPQLVVLLTAAASEMLGGPVRVEKFKPLTTKDLNWAAQGRSSLQSHRLK
- a CDS encoding biotin/lipoyl-containing protein, coding for MKKLRITLEGKAYEVMVELLEDTGSAPAAPLHHAPALPVQPVSAPVTAPPPPVATPVSDGCTTVVCPMAGLVFKCPVKAGDPVTLNQVVVVLDAMKMETPVYAPVAGTVRAVLVKEGDAVDEGHSLLQIEG
- a CDS encoding putative monovalent cation/H+ antiporter subunit A, whose product is MLLALLLAIPLSLFGWFVLQIGPVASGQTLQASFAWLPSLGIALSFRLDGLGLLFALLISGIGALVLLYASSYLHGHPHWGRFNGFILAFMAAMLGTVLAGDLFTLFIFWELTGLCSFLLIGFDYQQEESRRAAFQALLVTGAGGLALLAGIILLSQIVGSSDLTIILDSGGLVRSHNLYLPILLLMLAGAFTKSAQFPFHFWLPGAMAAPTPVSAYLHSATMVKLGIFLLARFSPVLGGTDSWFVCLTCIGGITLLLGAVKALLRTDLKQILAWTTVSALGMLTLLLGLGTPLAMTAAMLLLAVHALYKSSLFLTAGAVDHGSGTRDITRLGGIGRSMPQVALAGGLAALSMAGMLPLAGFIAKELFYEASLHAPSSPWLVTAVVFLGNSLTVAAALLAGYLPFYGTLKDTGLHPHQVDLRLWLPPLIPAMLGLLIGFFPAVFGSLLVAPAVARVAGRPVPVELALWHGFNPVLLLSIITLGTGLALFRLHRKIKLPTQPTKWDTEQLYHLLLAGLPGFAGMITRYLQNGRLRYYLMTVTGTAVALMAVTLFTSSTDSMDLPKPDGSLHEWLTALIILSGALMATMTDSRLAAVAALGVVGYGVALIYILFGAPDLAMTQFCIETLSIILFVLVLHKLPRFALLSSTGSRLRDMVVALGIGSIMTLLVWHAVSQPLIPSLSAWFMQQSLPAGHGRNVVNVILVDFRALDTLGEITVLAVAALGVYAMLKPRSSKGGTD
- a CDS encoding cation:proton antiporter — encoded protein: MTLATYISWCILPLLGTGMLLTFIRVLRGPSLPDRVVALDLMATFIIATSAVYSIASNQPSYLDAAVVLALITFLGTVAFAYYLHKRGRNA
- a CDS encoding ion transporter translates to MSILRQKIYTIIFESDTPAGKAFDLALIFFILLSVVLVMLDSLPDMHDRWGIWLLGAELLITILFTIEYALRLYCARRPLRYAGSFFGIVDLLAIIPTYAGIFAPGLHFLATIRILRVLRIFRILNMVQFMGEGNSLWLALKRSRHKIAVFLSTVLTVVVFVGSLMYLIEGAEGGFTSIPKSIYWAIVTMTTVGYGDIAPKTPLGQIVASLLMVVGYGIIAVPTGIVTSEMMRPKAPAQDEICPCCGRKLEEQP
- a CDS encoding Na+/H+ antiporter subunit D, whose product is MRTLLFFPLIIPLATAVLGLLAWNHRTVQRWLGIGSTALLTVVGSNILVQVQHYGIQSVQAGNWPAPFGITLVADTFSSLLLLATGVMGLCVTVYSLADADSDQESRGYHPLLQVLLLGVCGSFLTGDLFNLYVWFEVMLIASFVLLALGGKREQMEGAIKYVALNLIASALLLAGIGLLYGVTGTLNMAHLAIRLQEMPHTGTVPVIAVLLFCAFSIKAAVFPFYFWLPASYHTPPVAVITIFSALLSKVGIYVLIRVFTLIFPQETMAGQPLILGAAGLTMLFGALGALAQPELRRLLSFCVISQIGYLLMGLGLMTPLALAGSIFFMLHIMAAKSTLFLTTGLIARMIGTTVLKELGGLYRRYPLLAVLFLMPALSVAGIPPLSGFWGKLALVQAGLQGKQYLLVTVALGVSVLTLYYLVTAWIDVFWKNRPAGAAELHSPAPVRRRQMLAPALLLTLLSLIMGLLPELVFKLCRTAAEQLLHNDAYIKAVLGATQ
- a CDS encoding Na+/H+ antiporter subunit B — translated: MHSLILATAIRLLLPLMLLFSLFLLLRGHNEPGGGFVGGLVVAAAFALYTLAHGEKEGRRMLRIAPLQLVATGLLIALASGLLPLLAGLPFLTALWSSVPAPVIGHAGTPLLFDLGVYLLVAGMSLLIIFTLMEEN
- a CDS encoding Na+/H+ antiporter subunit E; the protein is MTAFLANILLALAWMALTDSFHAGGFATGFLFGFFVIWIGRRDRHTASYHRRLLAIAAFIPYFIKEMVVANLRVAYDVLTPRDHMKPGIVAVPLDLETDLQITLLATCITLTPGTLSLLVSEDRQTLYVHAMYIDDPQLLVQEIKQGFEQRIREIVQ
- a CDS encoding sodium ion-translocating decarboxylase subunit beta — translated: MTNVLNEVMQMFIHDTGFQYITGSMLIMWAICGLLFYLAIKKQYEPLLLLPIAFGALMANLPTRALYDGGWTVDGMFYPTAGLYFFISQGIHLELFPPIIFLGVGALTDFGPLIANPRTLLLGGAAQLGVFATMLCAVLSGMFTLGEASSIGIIGGADGPTSIFLANKLAPHLIGPIAVAAYTYMSLVPLIQPPIMRALTTDAERRIRMKSLRKVSKLERLVFPLVVMVLCIMVVPDASALIAMLMLGNLLRESGVVDRLVKACQNEIINVTTIFLGTAVGMTMQAEIFLRPTTLAIIAMGVVAFGLSTVGGVVMAKIMNKLSPNNPVNPLIGSAGVSAVPMAARVSQTVGSEFDPQNHLLMHAMGPNVAGVIGTAVAAGYMISRLAGQ
- a CDS encoding Na+/H+ antiporter subunit C, whose protein sequence is MLAVVIGGLYAAGMYLMVRRSIVKMIFGLALLGNAANLLIFTVGRLTRGRPPHVPVDGVLSPLPVADPVPQALILTAIVIGFGVQAFALVLIKRVYQTVGSDDQDEMTTENKGQGEDA
- the mnhG gene encoding monovalent cation/H(+) antiporter subunit G, translated to MRDTVIVLLLFGGTFFAFVAALGVVRMPDIYMRISAASKASTLGTSCILAAVALYFASTAVTGKVVAIIAFTLLTAPVAAHMLGRAAYFSGEPLWEKSTADELGASGAWCDSKSTNQPELPDREKP